The genomic window aagccggtccccgagggaccccgggtttatgaacccgacagctccagtcggctctgagtgtgccggtcggagaagagtggtgagcagggttcctacgagccccggtcggagggacgcggggtcggagtcgaaagtagCGCTTTGggtcaggccttccgatcggagagggcgtctgGAGGCGGCTAGAGGCTGAAGCGAGTGATCCGATCagagtggtgggcccaaggggtcgacGAGTGGGCGCCGCTCCTTTCGGTCCAGACCTTCAGGTCGGTGACTGGGCTGTCCTTTCGGCCTGTTGTATTTAGACTATTGGACCGAGCCTTGGCGcggaagccggtccctgagggaccctgggtttatgaacccgacagatagctacaaagaaaacccaattGATTCAGATAAACCCATTCAATCATCTATGTTGCAGTAATTAGAACATTTATTTCGGTAAATATTTCTAATTTGAAACTAAATCATGTAAAACTTACATGTAAATCAACACCAATTACTGGGCTATACAGAATCAGGAATTTGTGAATGATTGTGTGTAATTAATATATTGTACAGCTATCACTTCTGTGGATGGGGTTCATGACAAAAAAAGAAAATATACTTCTGAAAGCATGGCCATGCTTAGTTATAGGACTATCAATCCCTGAACATTATTTAACAAAAAGGTAATGTAGTTAGCAGGAAGATGTAAAATAGTATTAATGATACACAGAGAGATCATTCAATTTCTTTGTTGTGCCATGATTAAAAGTAAACCATAGCTGCTTTACTGCCACAAGTAGTGCAATCATCTACCAACATTAGTAGACAAAGATACATGTCAAAGATTATCAAGGTAAAGAACCGCCGTCCTATCATCTTTGTGTCTGTCGAACAGAGTTAAGAGCTTAGCTTAGCTTCAACTATTGTGGGGGTAATATTGATGCACATGAAACAAAATACATGATAGATTCCTGCGAACTATCCAAGGATGGGACATTTGTAAAGTGGTATATATGAAGTGACAAGATAAGGTATTCAAATTTGGAAGTGGGAAATAAAGGTTTCTTACAGGTTAGATAGTATAGAGGTAAATTATAGTGCAAAATTTGTACCTAGCTACTGCAGCCTCATATATTAAAATCAGACCATCAATGGACACCGATAAATAAAAGACCAATCATTAAGTTGATTTATACTTCACTTCCGATGCATATATCACCTCTTATCATCCTACAACGAGGAAATAAATATGGAAAAGAGATAAATTCCTGCTATATGCAGATAAGCCTGTAAAGGGGATTGTTAAAAAGACAGCCAGGTTTCACGGCTAAATATGCGCGATATTGAAAATTCCTATCCACGAATTATGTGACTACATATTCAAAGTTGCTTGGCATAATGAGCATATAATTTATAATTAAGCCTGGAAACAGCTCTAAGAGCTCTATGAAACAGACCCTAACTGAAAATTGCCTTAAACACTAAGTTAACAGCAGAATTAGAAGACTCCTCATCATACCAGAAGGAAAGACAGTTTTGCATTTTCACAGTAGACAGAACAACATAGTGGAACCTAGAGAAAGCTAGGATAGCCCAAATGTGAATCTCTAATTACATTTCAGATGGGGAAAATATAGCAGTTACTACAAGAATAAAATTTAAGCTTTGGAGACAGAGGTAAGCCAAAAAGAAAAATTAAGATTTCCACCTCACGAGCAGCTGGTGCGTTAGAGCAGCCAATGTGGCACCAATGGAAATATTCAGAACATTGACCAATATTGTTATTCAGCTGCAAAGAACAATATCCACCATTAGTTCGAAGAGGGAAAAAATCCATGCAGCATACAAGCCTAGGTGTGGTACAGCACGAATAAGAAACAGTGAGGCTCGATATAAACATTCTTCGCACAACATAAAAATCTATCCAGAGGAAAAGCTCAAGTGATGTCATGGATTGAAGTTGATCATTGCGAGCAGAAGCCTCCAGGTAGGCACCAGGAGATACAAAAAAATATGGGCAAATGGATTTGTgcactatgtatatatatatgatgcatcaAGCCACATGCTGACAATGTCCTCAGCTGAAATTAATGTAGGAGGTCATGAAGTAATAAATAAGATGGCTGTGCACAGGGTAGCATATGTTTGAGAAAATTCCTTCATTGCCATCCAAAGCTATATTAATCTCTTCATTGCCATTCAGATTTACATGTTCCCTTAGTTGCCATTGGTTTATATTTTTTGTTTCCTTATCAGCCATTGTCGTTACTTTCTCGTTAATCCATCGTATACACCGTTAAAACATGTGACGGTGCAAGCGCTTCCGGTCCAGCGCCTGCCACGCGCGCGAGCAGTAGATAACGATGGTGACGATGGAGATTGGAGAATGAGCTGCCCCACTGAGGCACTGACCAGATCTTAGAGAGAGAAGCCATGGAGATCACCAACATACCAATGACCACCACCATGCTGGAGCTGATGACCTCAGTGACAGAGAGCCCAACATACGCCCACGCATACTGCGTCGAGAGGTTCCCGACGCTGAGCACGACgccgcccgccatggcgaagagcACGGAAGGCCAGTTGTCCTGGCCGAGCTGCGTGAAGAAGTTGGGCATGCCGTGCTTGCTGTCCTCGAGCTGGCCGAAGGTGAGCGCGATGAGCACGGCGGCGAGGAGGTTGGTGAGGGAGTAGTCCAGGTACGTGCGCTGCGGCAGCCGACCCCGGCGCTCCAGCAGGGTGAGCACCGCTGGCCAGGTGCCCAGGAATAGCAGCGACGCTAGCATCAGCGCGATGGCGCTGCCCCTGTCCTCGATCACGAACATGCTGAGCCTAGCTCTGATGGACGATAGTAGTAGATGGCCTTCTTCTTGGAGCACCTGCAGCAGGCAATAAGCCAATAAGTGATCGACCAAGAACCTCCCGCCGCCCGCACCGCGGGTGCGAGCATAGGCGCACGTCGGCGTAGTTGCAGtcgccttctcctcctcctgtCTTGGCGGCCAGCGCCCACCACTCCACTATGAACCTACTAGCAGCGTCGTCATCTTCTTCACCGTTTCATCGGCGGTGCAGCGAGGATGAGACGAGCTCGCGCATGGCGGCGTGGAGCAGGAAGTGGCGTCCGGCCGCGGCGTCGCGGTGCGCGCCATAGCTGTCCTAGAGGCAGTGGCCGAGCTCGCAGAGCGCCGGGATGTGGCCGAGCCATGCGGCGTGCGCGCACAGCGCCACCCCCGCGCGTGGGTCCTTGTCCGCCTTGTCGCCGCCGCTGCCATTGAACTGCACCACGGCGAGCGCGTACAGCGCCGCCGCGTGCCCGCCCGCCACCGCTCGCGCCAGTAGCGCTGCCCCCGTCGCCCTACTCCCGATGCAGTAGAACCGCACCTGGCAAGGCATCATCAACAAGCCACTACTCAGTCACTCAGGAAACAAAGCAATGAATGGATTCGTTCCAAGAAGCAGGATAGAGCAGAGGTCGCTATTCGTTAACATGCCGAGGAAGTAGCAGGCGTGGAGGTTGCCGGCGGCCGCGCACCGCAGCAAGAACCGGTGCGCCGAATCCGACCATCTCCCCACAGGCACGGCGACGGCCGCCGCCGATGCACGCGACAGCACGGTAGGGTGCGCCGCGAGATCTCGGAACCTCCTACACCTGCATGCCGGCCAACACAGGAGAAGACTCAGCATAGGAACAAGCCAAAGGCGATGGCCAGGTAGAATCAGCAACGGACAGAGGAACGGAGCAGAGACATGCTATGGTAGCTACTCACGGTAGCGCCACCGCAGCGAGGTCGGCGGGGCACCCGGCGCGCGCCGCGAGCCCGGCTAGCACGGTGAGCACAAGGTCGTCGGGGAGGCAGTCAAACGCGTCGACGACGATGCCACGGTGGCCGGACATGACCTTCTGCTTCGCCGGTAGCGTGGCCACCTTACTATTACCGCCGCCGCAGCTGCCTTTGTTGAGGCCGGTCCTCGTCGGCGGCTTCCTTATGGCGGCTGGCCAGCACCGGCAGGGCCGGGGGCGGGACACCCTATGCggtgtggagagagagagaggggaccgGTAGATGTGCGTGCAACGCGGCGTGATGACGACGCCACATGTTTTAACAGTGTATACGATGGATTAACGGGAAAGTAATGACAATGGCAGATAAGAGAACAAAAAATATAAATCAATGGCAATCAAGAGAAGATGTAAATTTGAATGGCAATGAAGGGATTAATATAGCTTTGGATGGCAATGAAAGAATTTTCTCCATATGTTTCCATGGCACACATAAATGAGGATGGCCTCATGGCCCTACTTACACACGACTGGTACTCCAATAATACTTCATGTAAGCCAATTTGGTGATGCAAAGCTGAGAACAACATTAACAGTTAGCATCGGAAAAAAACTGGGACAAGCTAGCTTTGTAGATGAAGCAGCAGTATCTAGTCAGGTAAAAGTGCAAACCCACCCTTCTGAAGCCTTCCTTGTCTTGTAAAGTCGGTCCAATGTAGCTCTGAACAGACACCTAAATTACCATGGATTAGGATCACAACATGAATAGGCATTTAATCAAACACGTAAACGATAGGCGTGAAGGCGGCAGTACAGACCAACAAGTGAGcgtacccacgggtgtagccgtcgagcccctaggtggtttggggcagaaccgtctgggggtgtttgtttagcgggcgtgtgtgcgtgtttttcagTCGAGACGGAGTCGTCGACCAAGGCATCGTTGCGTAGCCGAGGCGGTTAGTTTCAAGAGATTGTGTGAGACGAAGCTTGCAGGTCCTGGTGTTAGTGCGCGACATGAGATCGGGTGAGACAGTTAGTCTTAGGGATCAAATGAGGTAGAGCTCGtagatcctggtgtcggtgcgcgccgtggagcCGAGGCAGTTAttttttgggatcgggcgaggcggcaaggcggtgctcgcggatcctggggtcggtgcagcccgtgcagccgaggtagatagtttagttagtttaggaATCGGGTGAGGTGGCAaggcggtgctcgcggatcctagcgtcggtgcagcccgtgcagccgaggcaattagttagttagtttagggatcgggcgaggcggcaaggcggtgctcgtggatcctagcgtcagtgcagcccgtgcagccgaggcagttagtttgttaATTTACGGATCGGGCGAGGTGGCAAGGCGGTGCTCATGGATCCTGACGCCGGTGTAGCCcgcacagccgaggcagttagttagtttagggattgggcgaggcggCAAGGCGGTGCTCATAGATCCTGGTGTtggtgcagcccacgcagccgaggcagatagttagtttagggatcgagcgaggcagCAAGGCGGTGCTCgaagatcctggcgtcggtgcagacCACGCAGTCGAGAcaattagtttagggatcggttgAGATGGAGCCcgctgatcctagcgtcggtgtgcGCCATAGGATcaggcgagttggagtcatggatcctgatggggcgagtttagggtcgcagacctagtcattttgtgtcttgagcccccgagccctgttgggccttagtaggagTCGGTGTGAGtagtgtgcgttaccccgtcctcggttcctcacaaccggaggggctgagttttgtcgcttgtcccgattgcccgggctcgagtgacgtgctcggtgagttcgctaacgggtatgatcgagtggaatctgggtctgtcgttcgtgacagggtcgacatagccctcttgtgacattccactgcttctttacctacaacccgatagatgcctgggtcattctgaagaccgacctgggtggcctaatggcctcccctcaatggcgGGTCTATCGTTTAtgacggggtcgacatagccctcttgtgacattccactgcttctttacctgcaacccggtagatgcctaggtcgttccaaagaccgacccgggtggcctaatggcctcctctcaatggagattatgtgggcttggcaagaggtttaggatcaaacgagaagttTGAGATAACCCTATCTACCAGACTGGGCGAGGTCCGcatagggctcatctgtgtttttctcccctggctctattgttgctcatgtcgaatgaggcaactaccgcttcgtgacgcaacacggagcattgtgatgcatttcactgcacgtgcgatgcttagttcctgagcccccgggcggttcagggcccgaattgtCCAGAAGGCACGGGCATATGGAataaatgcgcgtatggatgtatgaaatgattataaagaaatagagggggtttggtagtgttaccttgacgacctgagtgatggggtttggagagctccagccggaaatgtccgaccaggacgcatgctcgtcgttcatgatggagtcggcatggcctatatAGGGCATCCCTTCACtccctacctgtctctcggtgtgtttattatatcaatgaatacatcagtactatTTTTTTATAGAAATAACTattcgttccttgtttttatcctaacatatcttttgttttttgtcctttcttttttgtacctacccattagttccgtaggctgtagcttttttaagagcctgagcatggcccgtggggcttggttgctcgtaaccataggtcgtggcggggtgcgtttggttaggagtaagaacaaaagttacgtagggcaatcaaaggaaaaggaatgcgcttatggagcccccaagcgatcCGGActaaaagtgttcgggctggggtgctttacaggggTAAGTGTTGACTTCGGTGATGACGCATCATCCGAACCTAGACTTTGCTACTATCTGTAGTGGGTATGTTgatggcttgagcatggaggacatccaatcgatcgtggagagcttgctgccgcacgtaaggttagtggcagagcaagtctttgctcagtgggtgatggacatccgccatgaagacatggccagaagcatgcgtggggaggacgTTGCCCAGCCTATGGATGGCACGGAGCCTAGGTCAGAGGTGGACATCACCCCGGCTTTGACCGAGCTGAATGTCGTGCCgccagggagtgagcagcccgcgccTTCGCCGGTCGCACCGATAGTAGATGCCACCGAGCtggcccaatagcttgtaaaatataagtagtttagtgtaaaaagtttaagttcgtgggggagcccccgtgtaaacgttcCTGTATGCTTAATGACTACAATTGGTTccgttttctgtgatggagtcgctccgttcggggaagcttgttcccttttgttccttagttttcccttagcttaattttgttttttattctttctttctcatacctgcctatttgtcccataggctacaaccttgcgAGCTCggggcgtggcccgtgaggctcagctgctcgtaaccaaaggaaaaggcggggtgcgatcggtcagaatgttttaaagcaaagctacgtaaggcaaattaaatGAATGagctacccttttgtttgggtaaggaggagtttcaccatatgacagtaaatgaaaaagagaggtagtagtgtatcctcatggagcccccaagcgacccgggccaaaagtgttcaggccggggcgcttttataggagcaaacattaagtaaacaatggtaagactggaTTTTGGgggaaaaacgacatagctgttcaatgttccaagtgttggtgagaacattgtcgttgttgtcctctagtcggtaggcACCCAGTCGAATCACTTCGGTTaccatgtagggtccttcccatggtggagaaagTTTTTGTGTTTTTTGTTGACTGCGTCCTCTAGAGTATGAGAtcgccgacctcgaggatcctccccctaatcCTTCTTTggtggtacctgtggagagtttaCGAATGTCAtgaccaagtttgcgatcaggtcatgaGTTTGAGCCGTTTTGATCactatgtcatcaatatagaagGCAATCGTGGGTCTTGGCCGCTCGacctgatcaggctgatcgagcgggtcgatttggtcggtgaactATTGcagcatgcacctttggtaggtggcgccagcgttttttaggctgaaaggcatggttacgtaccagtacgaaccatatggggtgatgaatgaggttgcgagctgatcggactctttcattgtgatctggtgatagcctgagtaggcatccaaaaaggagaggatctcgcaacccgaggtggagccAATTATtaggtctatgcgtggcaaaggaaagtgatcctttggacatgctttgttgaggccagtataatcgacgcacattctctattttcTAGTCtttttttaacaagaacgggattggcaagccagtcagagtggagtACTTCTCTGATA from Miscanthus floridulus cultivar M001 chromosome 11, ASM1932011v1, whole genome shotgun sequence includes these protein-coding regions:
- the LOC136492293 gene encoding ureide permease 2-like, with product MFVIEDRGSAIALMLASLLFLGTWPAVLTLLERRGRLPQRTYLDYSLTNLLAAVLIALTFGQLEDSKHGMPNFFTQLGQDNWPSVLFAMAGGVVLSVGNLSTQYAWAYVGLSVTEVISSSMVVVIGMLVISMASLSKIWSVPQWGSSFSNLHRHHRYLLLARVAGAGPEALAPSHVLTVYTMD